The following are encoded in a window of Gramella sp. MT6 genomic DNA:
- the tpiA gene encoding triose-phosphate isomerase — protein sequence MRDRIVAGNWKMNNDLAETEELLGKLKLQMVKEPEATVMVAPSFTNLYPTFQALKGTPIIVAAQNMHESEKGAFTGEVSASMLKSVGVNTVILGHSERRAYFNENGELLAKKVKAAIDNEMTVIFCFGEELEDRKSDKHFDLVEQQLKEALFNLPQSSWKNIILAYEPVWAIGTGETASPEQAQEMHKHIRNLLNKNVGKEVAENTSILYGGSVKPKNAKEIFAKEDVDGGLIGGASLNAVDFMAIVNSF from the coding sequence ATGAGAGATAGAATAGTTGCCGGAAACTGGAAAATGAACAATGATCTTGCAGAGACCGAAGAATTATTAGGAAAATTAAAACTGCAAATGGTTAAAGAGCCTGAAGCGACAGTGATGGTTGCTCCGTCTTTTACAAATTTGTATCCCACTTTTCAGGCTTTAAAAGGCACCCCTATTATCGTTGCTGCTCAAAATATGCATGAGAGCGAAAAAGGTGCTTTCACGGGGGAGGTTTCCGCATCTATGCTTAAAAGCGTAGGAGTAAATACTGTTATTCTTGGACATAGCGAACGCCGCGCATATTTTAACGAGAATGGTGAGTTATTGGCCAAAAAAGTAAAGGCAGCGATCGATAATGAAATGACCGTCATTTTTTGTTTTGGGGAAGAACTTGAAGATAGAAAAAGTGATAAACATTTCGATCTTGTGGAACAACAGTTGAAAGAGGCTCTATTTAATCTTCCGCAGAGCTCATGGAAAAATATTATTCTTGCCTATGAACCAGTTTGGGCTATAGGAACAGGAGAAACTGCAAGTCCAGAGCAGGCGCAGGAAATGCACAAGCATATTAGAAACCTTCTGAATAAAAATGTAGGTAAGGAAGTAGCTGAAAATACTTCGATCCTATATGGAGGTAGTGTAAAGCCAAAAAATGCAAAAGAGATCTTTGCAAAAGAAGATGTAGATGGTGGACTTATTGGTGGTGCCAGTCTTAACGCGGTAGACTTTATGGCTATCGTAAACTCATTCTAA
- the cdaA gene encoding diadenylate cyclase CdaA, which produces MDIIDLRILDILDIVFVALLLYYVYKLVRGTAAVNIFIGIVVIYLAWLLTQLLQMELLSSVLGEFIGVGVFALIVVFQQEIRKFLLMIGSTNFTQKGRFFKSFKFSRDDFENKIDIDAIIDACESMGKTYTGALMVIQKNNKLDFVKNTGDKMKIELNQPIIESIFFKNSPLHDGAMIIEENKITATRVILPVSNDRSIPLRFGLRHRAAVGITEKTDALALIVSEETGQTSYVKDGQFVMFETLDELKEKLKEDLS; this is translated from the coding sequence TTGGACATCATAGATCTTCGAATTCTCGATATCCTGGATATTGTTTTTGTAGCCCTGCTACTCTACTATGTATATAAACTTGTTCGCGGTACCGCGGCAGTAAATATTTTCATCGGTATTGTGGTGATCTACCTTGCCTGGTTGTTAACCCAGCTGTTGCAAATGGAGCTTTTAAGCAGCGTTCTTGGGGAATTTATTGGGGTTGGGGTATTTGCCCTGATTGTGGTTTTCCAACAGGAAATTAGAAAATTCCTTCTAATGATCGGGTCTACTAATTTTACTCAAAAAGGAAGGTTCTTTAAAAGCTTTAAATTTAGCCGGGACGATTTCGAGAATAAGATAGATATTGATGCCATCATAGACGCTTGCGAATCTATGGGTAAGACCTATACCGGCGCATTAATGGTGATCCAGAAGAACAATAAGCTGGATTTTGTAAAGAATACAGGAGACAAAATGAAAATTGAATTGAATCAGCCAATTATTGAGTCTATTTTCTTTAAGAATAGCCCACTTCACGACGGGGCGATGATCATCGAAGAAAATAAGATCACCGCAACCAGGGTAATTTTACCGGTTTCCAATGATCGCTCAATTCCTTTAAGATTTGGTTTAAGACATCGTGCGGCAGTTGGTATTACTGAAAAAACAGATGCCCTGGCATTAATAGTAAGTGAAGAAACCGGGCAGACATCATATGTTAAAGATGGTCAATTCGTGATGTTTGAAACTCTAGATGAGTTGAAGGAAAAATTAAAAGAAGATCTTAGCTAA
- a CDS encoding ATP-dependent Clp protease adaptor ClpS, translating into MSTKEELLEEVDVKTKEKKENEIVLYNDDYNTFDHVIETLIYACDHTPEQAEQCSILVHYKGKCTVKTGIYEELKPRCSKLLDAGLSAEII; encoded by the coding sequence ATGAGCACGAAAGAAGAATTATTAGAAGAGGTTGATGTAAAGACCAAAGAAAAGAAAGAGAATGAGATCGTACTGTACAATGATGATTATAATACATTCGATCATGTAATTGAAACCCTGATATATGCCTGTGACCACACTCCGGAACAGGCTGAGCAGTGTTCTATCCTGGTTCATTATAAAGGAAAATGCACTGTCAAGACGGGGATTTATGAAGAATTAAAACCCCGATGTTCTAAATTACTGGATGCAGGATTAAGCGCAGAAATAATTTAG
- the folP gene encoding dihydropteroate synthase has translation MFINCKGNLIDLAQPKVMGIINITPDSFYSGSRSNTEKEILTNAEKMLQEGATFLDLGAYSSRPGADDISIDEELGRMMPAIEMILKEFPVAVLSIDTFRAEVAEKSIQAGAAIINDISAGKLDDKMLPAIARYQVPYIMMHMKGTPQNMKDLNQYDDLTADVLFYFSERIRAARNLGINDLIVDPGFGFAKNIAQNFELLSKLELFKNLELPLLVGVSRKSMIWKSLDISASEALNGTTVLNTTALLKGAGFLRVHDVKEAMECIKLTRELIN, from the coding sequence ATGTTTATCAACTGCAAAGGAAATCTTATTGATCTCGCTCAGCCAAAAGTGATGGGCATTATTAATATCACTCCAGATTCCTTTTACAGCGGAAGCCGTTCTAATACCGAAAAGGAGATCCTTACCAATGCTGAAAAAATGCTTCAGGAAGGAGCCACTTTTCTCGATCTTGGAGCCTATAGTTCCAGGCCGGGAGCAGATGATATTTCGATTGATGAAGAACTAGGCAGAATGATGCCCGCCATCGAGATGATCCTGAAGGAATTTCCGGTCGCCGTTCTTTCCATAGACACTTTCAGAGCTGAAGTTGCCGAAAAAAGTATTCAGGCTGGCGCTGCCATCATTAATGATATTTCCGCTGGAAAACTTGATGATAAAATGCTGCCGGCAATTGCGAGATATCAGGTTCCCTATATCATGATGCACATGAAAGGAACTCCGCAAAACATGAAAGATCTTAATCAATACGATGATCTAACCGCTGATGTTCTTTTTTATTTTTCAGAAAGGATCAGAGCGGCCAGAAATCTTGGTATTAATGACCTTATCGTGGATCCTGGTTTCGGTTTTGCGAAAAATATAGCTCAGAATTTTGAACTGTTATCAAAACTTGAGCTTTTTAAAAACCTGGAGCTGCCTTTACTGGTTGGAGTTTCCAGGAAAAGTATGATCTGGAAATCACTGGACATTTCTGCCAGTGAAGCACTTAATGGAACCACCGTTCTTAACACCACTGCCCTACTGAAAGGAGCAGGCTTTCTGAGAGTCCATGATGTTAAGGAAGCCATGGAATGCATCAAATTAACCCGTGAATTGATAAACTAA
- a CDS encoding BT_3928 family protein, with product MKAIVSIARILVGVLFIFSGFIKLNDPVGFSYKLQEYFSEPVLDIPFLIPFALIIAILIVIFEMVLGIMLLIGYAPKFTSWSLLGMIIFFTFLTFYSAYFNKVTDCGCFGDAIPLTPWESFYKDVILLVLILLIFFNQKYINPIFPLKYHKWVVFASFMASFAFCYHVLMHLPVFDFRPYKIGNNIPEKMKIPEGAEQAEVIYSWKFKVDGEEKVIENNGAYPQVDGEFIGVETTQTGENSIAPIHDFVIEGEEGDITDEVLTADKVLLIVTYNLRATEKDGYKAVKSLSEEALQKGYKVIGLTASGPEFQSELKEEFDLNFDFYQTDETALKTIIRSNPGFLTLNNGTITQKKHWFDASDIEL from the coding sequence ATGAAAGCAATTGTAAGTATCGCCAGGATCCTGGTGGGAGTTCTCTTTATTTTTTCAGGATTCATCAAATTAAATGACCCGGTAGGCTTCTCTTACAAATTGCAGGAATATTTTAGTGAACCTGTACTCGATATTCCATTTTTAATTCCCTTTGCGCTCATAATTGCTATCCTTATAGTCATCTTTGAAATGGTGCTGGGGATCATGCTGCTAATTGGATATGCTCCTAAATTTACCAGCTGGAGTTTGCTGGGAATGATCATATTTTTCACATTTCTAACCTTTTATTCCGCTTATTTCAATAAAGTGACCGATTGTGGTTGTTTTGGGGATGCAATTCCGCTTACACCATGGGAGTCCTTCTATAAGGACGTAATATTGCTGGTTCTGATTCTGCTCATCTTTTTTAATCAGAAGTACATCAATCCTATTTTTCCGCTGAAATATCACAAATGGGTGGTATTTGCTTCCTTCATGGCCAGCTTTGCTTTTTGTTATCATGTATTGATGCATTTGCCGGTTTTCGATTTCAGGCCTTATAAAATTGGAAACAATATTCCGGAGAAAATGAAAATACCTGAAGGCGCAGAGCAGGCTGAGGTAATTTATAGCTGGAAATTCAAGGTTGATGGAGAGGAAAAGGTCATTGAAAATAACGGTGCGTATCCACAGGTAGATGGTGAATTCATTGGTGTGGAAACCACGCAAACCGGAGAGAATTCTATCGCTCCAATTCATGACTTCGTTATTGAAGGAGAAGAAGGTGATATAACCGATGAAGTTCTAACGGCAGACAAGGTCTTGCTGATCGTAACGTATAATTTAAGGGCTACTGAAAAAGATGGCTATAAAGCCGTAAAATCCCTAAGTGAAGAAGCCCTGCAGAAGGGATATAAGGTAATAGGTCTTACTGCTTCTGGCCCGGAATTTCAATCTGAACTGAAAGAAGAATTCGATCTTAATTTCGATTTTTACCAGACTGATGAAACTGCCCTAAAGACGATTATTCGTTCTAATCCTGGCTTTCTTACGCTTAATAATGGAACGATCACCCAGAAAAAGCATTGGTTCGACGCATCTGATATCGAATTATAA
- the prmA gene encoding 50S ribosomal protein L11 methyltransferase, with amino-acid sequence MAGNYFEFHFTIDPVQPASEILIAELGYLGFESFVENDDGITAYIPEEEYEDDLLAGVHILQSEDFKITYDQKEIERVNWNEEWEKNFTPILVDEVCSVRAPFHEKPDTEFDIVIEPKMSFGTGHHATTHMMIQHILKNDWEGKSVLDMGSGTGVLAIITAMKGAKTIDAIDIDNWCYLNTLENISRNDCEHINVEEGGAELLEGRSYDMILANINLNILIRDLPIYEKCLKADGSIFLSGFYENDLPQIKKACEELGLYYVENFERNDWVAVKFSR; translated from the coding sequence ATGGCTGGGAATTATTTTGAATTTCATTTTACCATAGATCCGGTTCAGCCGGCTTCAGAGATCCTTATAGCCGAACTTGGTTATCTGGGTTTTGAAAGTTTTGTTGAAAATGATGATGGTATCACGGCATATATTCCTGAAGAGGAATATGAGGATGACCTTCTAGCCGGGGTGCATATTCTTCAGTCTGAAGATTTCAAGATCACCTATGATCAAAAAGAGATCGAAAGAGTGAATTGGAATGAAGAATGGGAAAAGAATTTTACTCCCATTTTGGTAGATGAGGTTTGCAGTGTGAGAGCACCCTTTCATGAAAAACCCGATACAGAATTTGATATTGTGATCGAGCCGAAGATGTCCTTTGGAACTGGTCATCATGCTACTACGCATATGATGATCCAGCATATCCTGAAAAATGACTGGGAAGGCAAATCGGTTTTAGATATGGGTTCGGGTACAGGCGTTCTGGCGATCATCACAGCGATGAAAGGGGCGAAGACCATTGATGCTATAGATATAGATAACTGGTGTTACCTTAATACTCTTGAGAATATCTCCCGCAACGATTGTGAGCATATAAACGTTGAAGAAGGTGGGGCAGAACTACTTGAGGGTAGATCATATGATATGATCCTGGCTAATATCAATCTGAATATATTAATCAGGGATCTACCTATCTATGAAAAATGCCTTAAAGCTGATGGAAGTATTTTTCTCAGCGGATTTTATGAGAATGACCTGCCACAAATAAAAAAGGCTTGTGAAGAGCTCGGATTATATTACGTAGAGAATTTTGAAAGGAACGATTGGGTTGCTGTAAAGTTTTCACGCTGA
- a CDS encoding dienelactone hydrolase family protein, whose product MHTKNIITGGKDISEAKKALILLHGRGGSAQQILSLADNLNTKDFALFAPQATNNTWYPYSFLAPPSQNEPWLSSALDILNQLLDDIKSEGIASENIYFGGFSQGACLTAEFVTRNAEQFGGIAIFTGGLIGDNIYPENYSGDFNGTPIFIGAGNPDAHVPVERVKETQKIMESMNAKVSVSIYDNRPHTISQDEIEKANQLVFEN is encoded by the coding sequence ATGCACACTAAAAATATAATTACAGGCGGGAAAGATATTTCAGAAGCAAAAAAGGCACTTATCCTATTGCACGGGCGTGGAGGCAGCGCACAGCAAATACTGTCCCTTGCCGATAATTTAAATACCAAGGACTTTGCTCTTTTTGCACCCCAGGCAACCAATAATACCTGGTATCCTTATTCCTTTTTGGCACCGCCTAGTCAGAATGAACCATGGCTTTCTTCGGCCTTAGATATACTAAATCAGCTTCTGGATGATATTAAAAGTGAGGGCATCGCTTCCGAGAATATTTACTTTGGAGGTTTCTCTCAAGGCGCCTGTCTAACCGCTGAATTCGTTACCCGAAACGCAGAACAGTTTGGAGGAATAGCAATTTTTACCGGCGGACTTATAGGTGATAATATCTATCCTGAAAACTATAGCGGAGATTTTAACGGCACCCCGATTTTTATTGGGGCGGGAAATCCGGATGCGCATGTGCCAGTTGAAAGAGTAAAGGAAACTCAGAAAATAATGGAAAGTATGAATGCCAAAGTTAGCGTATCGATTTATGACAACAGGCCGCATACCATTTCCCAGGATGAGATTGAAAAGGCTAATCAACTGGTATTTGAAAATTAA
- a CDS encoding YceI family protein produces the protein METTKTTIWKLDPSHSELTFKVKHLMISNVKGEFQNFDAQIVTEGEDFNSAKVTSTVEANSVYTNNKDRDEHLRSADFFDAEKNKELKFEGTDFEKLDEDNYKLTGMLTIKGNSKEVILDVEHGGMVKDPYGQEKAGFSINGKINRKEFGLTWNAALEAGGVMVSDDVRINGELQFVKQA, from the coding sequence ATGGAAACTACAAAAACAACCATTTGGAAACTGGACCCGTCACATAGCGAACTTACCTTTAAAGTAAAGCACCTTATGATAAGCAATGTGAAAGGGGAATTTCAAAATTTTGATGCACAGATCGTTACTGAGGGAGAGGATTTTAATAGTGCCAAAGTTACAAGTACAGTAGAAGCAAATTCAGTGTATACCAATAATAAAGATCGTGACGAACACCTAAGAAGTGCAGATTTCTTTGATGCTGAAAAAAATAAAGAACTTAAATTTGAAGGAACCGACTTTGAAAAACTGGATGAGGATAATTATAAATTAACCGGCATGTTAACGATTAAAGGAAATTCAAAAGAAGTGATCCTGGATGTTGAACACGGTGGAATGGTGAAAGATCCTTACGGACAAGAAAAAGCTGGATTCTCAATAAACGGAAAAATAAACCGTAAGGAATTTGGATTGACCTGGAATGCCGCCCTGGAAGCGGGAGGAGTAATGGTAAGTGATGATGTTCGTATTAATGGAGAATTACAATTTGTAAAACAAGCTTAA
- a CDS encoding ring-cleaving dioxygenase, with product MENKILGLHHITAIAGDAQRNYDFYTKTLGLRMVKKTVNFDDPQTYHFYFGDEVGTPGSILTFFPWANVRQGKNGAGMATEIGYSVPKGSLEFWKDRFEEKNVRHYQITEQFGERKLPFQDPDGLKLSLIETEHNDDRKGFETAEVKANAAIKGFHAVTLSLKNNTATAEILTEVFGYKKVTTEGNLTRYKTDTVENAAIVDLLEMPDLPRGLNAGGTNHHVAFRVKDEETLMEMREKVLQKGLQITEKIDRDYFFSLYFREPGGVLFEIATDNPGFATDETVEELGSSLQLPDRYKGAREQIERALPDLKH from the coding sequence ATGGAAAATAAAATTTTAGGATTACATCATATCACCGCAATTGCGGGCGATGCACAGAGAAATTACGACTTCTATACCAAAACCCTCGGGTTAAGAATGGTAAAGAAAACAGTAAATTTTGACGATCCTCAAACTTATCACTTTTACTTTGGAGATGAAGTAGGCACCCCTGGAAGTATTCTAACATTTTTCCCATGGGCGAATGTTAGACAAGGGAAAAATGGTGCAGGAATGGCTACCGAAATTGGATATTCTGTACCTAAAGGCAGCCTTGAATTCTGGAAAGATCGCTTTGAAGAGAAGAATGTAAGGCATTACCAGATCACCGAGCAGTTCGGAGAAAGAAAACTTCCCTTTCAGGATCCTGACGGTTTAAAGCTGAGTCTTATTGAAACTGAACATAATGACGACAGAAAGGGCTTTGAAACTGCAGAAGTAAAGGCAAATGCGGCCATAAAAGGTTTTCATGCCGTTACATTAAGCCTGAAAAATAATACTGCTACAGCAGAAATATTGACCGAAGTTTTTGGATACAAAAAAGTAACAACTGAAGGTAATTTAACTCGTTATAAAACCGATACGGTTGAAAATGCAGCAATAGTAGATCTTTTAGAAATGCCTGATCTGCCCAGAGGACTTAATGCAGGTGGCACAAATCATCATGTAGCTTTTAGAGTGAAAGATGAAGAAACTCTTATGGAGATGAGGGAGAAAGTTCTTCAAAAAGGATTACAGATCACTGAGAAGATCGATCGGGATTACTTCTTTTCTCTTTACTTCAGAGAACCGGGAGGAGTTCTATTTGAGATCGCGACAGATAACCCGGGATTTGCTACAGATGAAACTGTAGAAGAACTGGGAAGCAGCCTTCAGTTACCAGACAGGTACAAAGGCGCAAGAGAGCAGATCGAAAGAGCATTGCCAGATTTAAAACACTAA
- a CDS encoding ABC transporter ATP-binding protein codes for MATKTGNAFDMDLFKRLLKYTNPYKRIFYFVGIAAVLVSLFAVLRPILLQETIDKALMPSDFESLIYYVSLMLGVLVLEVVFQFCFIYYANWLGLGVVRDIRVKLFEHMLGFKMKYYDKSAVGRLVTRAVSDIETISSIFSQGLFMIISDLLKMLVVLGVMFYKSWELTLLVLTVLPFILYATRVFQKKMKLAFEEVRTQVANLNTFVQERITGMKIVQLFTREKTEYANFKDINDKHRKAWVKTVWYNSIFFPIAEMSTSITIGLIVWFGGLRVVAGDEMSLGIIVAFIELSQMLFRPLRQIADKFNTLQMGMVAANRVFGILDTEASIEDKGTIEIDNLRGEIEFKDVRFSYVDDEEVLKGISFKVEEGETVAIVGATGAGKSTIINLLSRFYEIDSGSILVDGTDIKDIKLRSLRAQIAVVLQNVFLFADTIMNNINLDNPDITDEDVIAAAKQIGIHEFISTLPNGYYYNVKERGAMLSSGQRQLISFLRAFVSNPSILVLDEATSSVDSYSEQLIQDATDKITEGRTSIVIAHRLATIKKADKIIVMDQGQIVEIGNHKELLKKTDGYYRKLYEVQFKAEEAL; via the coding sequence ATGGCAACAAAGACGGGAAATGCGTTCGATATGGATCTGTTTAAGCGACTGCTTAAATATACCAATCCTTATAAGCGAATCTTCTATTTCGTTGGTATTGCAGCTGTGCTTGTCTCATTGTTTGCTGTGCTTAGGCCAATCCTGTTACAGGAAACCATAGACAAGGCTCTTATGCCTTCAGATTTTGAAAGCCTAATTTATTACGTAAGCCTCATGCTTGGGGTGCTTGTTTTGGAGGTGGTCTTTCAGTTCTGTTTTATTTATTACGCCAACTGGCTTGGTTTAGGAGTTGTGCGGGATATACGGGTAAAGCTGTTCGAGCATATGCTTGGCTTCAAAATGAAGTATTATGACAAGTCGGCTGTGGGAAGATTGGTAACCCGTGCTGTTAGTGATATTGAAACCATATCAAGTATCTTCAGTCAGGGATTGTTCATGATCATTAGTGATCTCCTTAAAATGCTGGTAGTTCTTGGGGTTATGTTCTATAAAAGCTGGGAATTGACCCTTCTGGTCTTGACCGTGCTTCCGTTCATTCTTTATGCTACCCGTGTATTTCAGAAGAAAATGAAACTTGCCTTTGAAGAGGTTAGGACACAGGTGGCAAATCTGAACACTTTCGTGCAGGAGAGAATTACCGGTATGAAGATCGTTCAGCTTTTTACCAGGGAGAAGACCGAATATGCCAATTTTAAGGATATTAACGATAAGCACCGTAAAGCATGGGTGAAAACGGTTTGGTATAACTCAATATTTTTCCCGATCGCTGAAATGTCGACTTCCATTACTATTGGTCTTATCGTTTGGTTTGGTGGACTAAGAGTGGTTGCCGGTGACGAGATGTCCCTTGGTATTATTGTAGCTTTTATTGAACTTTCTCAAATGCTTTTCAGGCCATTGAGGCAGATCGCAGATAAATTCAATACCCTGCAAATGGGTATGGTTGCTGCAAACAGGGTATTCGGAATCCTTGATACCGAAGCAAGTATAGAAGATAAAGGAACTATTGAGATCGATAATCTTAGAGGAGAGATCGAATTTAAAGATGTTCGCTTTAGTTACGTAGATGATGAAGAAGTTCTAAAAGGAATTTCCTTTAAAGTTGAGGAAGGGGAAACCGTTGCGATCGTTGGAGCTACCGGAGCCGGAAAGTCTACGATCATTAATCTTTTGAGTAGGTTCTATGAGATAGATAGCGGATCTATTCTGGTTGATGGAACCGATATTAAAGATATTAAACTTAGATCTTTAAGGGCTCAGATAGCCGTGGTATTACAGAATGTTTTTCTTTTTGCTGATACCATAATGAATAATATTAACCTGGATAATCCAGATATTACCGATGAAGACGTGATTGCGGCGGCAAAACAGATCGGTATACATGAATTCATAAGCACCCTGCCAAACGGTTATTATTATAATGTAAAAGAAAGGGGAGCGATGTTATCATCTGGTCAGCGACAGTTGATCTCATTTCTGAGAGCTTTTGTAAGTAACCCAAGTATCCTTGTTCTCGATGAGGCTACCTCTTCGGTAGATTCTTATAGCGAACAGCTGATCCAGGATGCTACAGATAAGATTACTGAAGGGCGAACTTCCATTGTAATTGCCCATAGACTAGCTACCATCAAAAAGGCCGATAAGATCATTGTAATGGACCAGGGCCAGATCGTTGAAATTGGCAACCATAAGGAACTGCTTAAAAAGACAGATGGTTATTACAGAAAACTGTATGAGGTTCAGTTCAAGGCTGAAGAGGCCTTATAA
- a CDS encoding DUF1599 domain-containing protein, which produces MQDTSKQYDAVIASCRSLFLNKMKDYGCAWRILRLPSLTDQIFIKAQRIRQLQESEVRKVDEDEKSEFIGIINYSVMALIQLEKGIAVQPDLTPEEAIKLYDEKIQETKELMMNKNHDYGEAWRDMRISSLTDLIIQKLLRVKQIEDNKGKTLVSEGIDANYQDMINYSVFAMIHFSEAEEKAASKK; this is translated from the coding sequence ATGCAGGATACCTCAAAACAATACGACGCGGTGATCGCGAGTTGCCGCAGTTTGTTTCTAAATAAAATGAAAGATTACGGCTGTGCCTGGAGAATTTTAAGGTTGCCGTCACTTACCGATCAGATATTTATCAAAGCCCAAAGGATTCGGCAGTTACAGGAAAGTGAAGTGCGTAAAGTAGATGAGGATGAAAAATCTGAATTTATTGGTATCATCAATTATTCTGTCATGGCTCTTATTCAACTGGAAAAGGGAATTGCAGTTCAGCCAGATCTAACTCCAGAGGAGGCTATAAAACTTTATGATGAAAAGATACAGGAAACAAAGGAGTTGATGATGAATAAAAATCATGACTACGGCGAAGCCTGGCGTGATATGCGCATTAGTTCTCTAACAGATCTAATTATTCAAAAACTATTACGTGTTAAACAAATAGAGGATAATAAAGGTAAAACACTAGTGAGCGAAGGTATCGATGCTAATTATCAGGATATGATTAATTATTCGGTTTTCGCCATGATACATTTCAGTGAAGCCGAGGAAAAAGCAGCATCCAAAAAATAA
- a CDS encoding Crp/Fnr family transcriptional regulator, protein MLEILKNNLQRSLGSDIPEELFDLIEKYSFKKSFDKKELLAEAGVDCKYQYFIIEGSAYSFYVNEKGDKNVIELAIEEYWITDAASYFTGKPAVSTIETLEPTTALLINRQDYDKLCCSHPLFDKFFRILLQNALASLHQRIAKTISEEAEIRYQEFSEKYPHFIQRIPQYLIASYLGIKPQSLSRIRKNLVQK, encoded by the coding sequence ATGCTGGAAATTCTAAAAAACAATCTTCAACGCAGCCTGGGAAGTGATATTCCTGAAGAATTATTTGATCTAATTGAGAAATATTCCTTCAAGAAATCTTTCGATAAAAAAGAATTACTCGCTGAGGCCGGTGTTGACTGTAAATATCAATATTTTATAATTGAAGGATCTGCTTATTCTTTTTATGTAAATGAAAAGGGTGATAAAAATGTCATTGAACTCGCTATTGAAGAATACTGGATCACCGATGCTGCCAGCTACTTTACCGGCAAGCCTGCTGTATCTACCATTGAAACGCTGGAGCCTACCACAGCACTCCTCATTAATCGTCAGGATTACGATAAACTTTGCTGCTCCCATCCCCTTTTTGATAAATTCTTCCGCATCTTATTGCAAAATGCCCTGGCATCCCTTCACCAGCGGATCGCTAAAACCATAAGCGAGGAAGCCGAAATTAGATATCAGGAATTTTCCGAAAAGTATCCACATTTTATTCAGCGCATTCCCCAATATCTCATAGCCTCCTATTTGGGGATCAAACCCCAGTCCTTAAGCAGGATCCGCAAAAATCTTGTTCAAAAGTAA
- a CDS encoding DUF1697 domain-containing protein: MNKKIAILRGINVGGKRKILMNDLKALSDELGLEDAQTYIQSGNLIFNSNKENSELEDMLEKSISERFGFEVPVIVRDSKELETSVSKNPFFKDPDISELHLTFLKESPSKENLEKIQSYKCEPDKFKLEGNNVFILCKGKYHQTKLSNNFFEKKLKVGATTRNWITVLKLIELSKK, translated from the coding sequence ATGAACAAAAAAATTGCAATCTTAAGAGGAATCAATGTAGGCGGAAAGAGAAAGATCTTGATGAACGACCTGAAAGCCCTCAGCGACGAATTAGGATTAGAAGACGCTCAAACTTACATCCAGAGTGGAAATCTCATTTTTAATTCTAACAAAGAAAATTCAGAATTAGAAGACATGCTGGAAAAATCCATATCGGAAAGGTTCGGATTTGAGGTACCTGTAATTGTTCGGGATTCAAAAGAACTTGAAACTTCTGTTAGTAAAAATCCATTCTTTAAGGATCCTGATATTAGTGAATTACACCTAACATTTTTAAAAGAGAGCCCTTCAAAAGAAAATTTAGAGAAAATACAATCCTATAAGTGCGAGCCAGACAAATTTAAATTAGAGGGAAACAATGTTTTCATATTATGTAAAGGGAAATATCACCAAACAAAATTGAGTAATAATTTTTTTGAAAAGAAACTGAAGGTGGGAGCTACGACAAGAAATTGGATAACTGTTTTAAAATTAATTGAGTTGAGTAAAAAATAG